From one Leptospiraceae bacterium genomic stretch:
- a CDS encoding TIGR01777 family protein, giving the protein MKIAIVGGSGFIGRNLAKALHSAGEEVIIFSRKNSLPQELMGLANIHLVSTSKPSAKDLEGIDALVNLAGESVVGEKWSDKRKEALRTSRVDFTRSIVEELAKVKVKPKVLLQGSAIGFYGMHETGKPVFSEDAKSGEDFLAKLCVDWEEEANRAKDFGVRTVLIRTGIVLSPESGAMQQMLLPFKMFVGGPLGNGKQYMSWIHLADMIGAIQFLLANPKAEGAFNFTAPNPCSNEEFSTVLGKVMGRPSFMRVPSFPLIALYGEGAEVILKGQNVIPAKLAAFGYQFQFSELKNALEDLLK; this is encoded by the coding sequence ATGAAAATTGCGATTGTAGGTGGATCTGGTTTTATCGGTAGAAATTTAGCTAAAGCATTGCATAGCGCAGGCGAAGAAGTAATTATTTTTTCTAGAAAAAATTCTTTGCCCCAAGAATTAATGGGTCTAGCAAATATTCATTTAGTCTCCACTTCTAAACCAAGTGCAAAGGACTTGGAGGGAATTGATGCCTTAGTAAATCTTGCAGGCGAATCGGTTGTAGGCGAAAAGTGGTCTGATAAGCGAAAAGAAGCTCTTAGAACTTCTCGTGTAGATTTTACTAGAAGCATTGTAGAAGAATTGGCAAAGGTAAAAGTAAAGCCCAAAGTTCTTTTGCAAGGCTCTGCCATTGGGTTTTATGGAATGCATGAAACAGGAAAACCAGTCTTCTCAGAAGATGCAAAATCGGGAGAGGACTTTCTCGCCAAGCTTTGTGTCGATTGGGAAGAAGAAGCAAATCGCGCAAAAGATTTTGGCGTTCGCACAGTGCTAATCCGAACAGGAATTGTTCTTTCGCCGGAGAGTGGAGCCATGCAGCAAATGCTTCTTCCGTTTAAAATGTTTGTTGGTGGACCACTGGGTAATGGCAAACAGTATATGAGTTGGATTCACCTTGCCGATATGATTGGAGCGATTCAGTTCTTGCTTGCCAATCCCAAAGCTGAGGGAGCATTTAATTTTACAGCTCCGAATCCATGCTCGAATGAAGAATTTTCTACTGTGCTTGGCAAAGTAATGGGAAGACCTTCCTTTATGCGAGTGCCTAGTTTTCCTCTGATCGCATTGTATGGGGAAGGCGCAGAGGTAATTCTGAAAGGTCAGAACGTGATTCCTGCTAAACTCGCTGCATTTGGTTATCAATTTCAATTCTCTGAGTTAAAAAATGCTTTGGAAGATTTGTTAAAATGA
- a CDS encoding cytochrome c, translating to MKKNVYQLIFLTVILSLVLNCGKKEEKEEVAAPEVKPAATLDPEVAKGKEAFDINCSSCHGATGAGDGVAAASLNPKPRNYKAPASEWKNGNTEAGVLKTLNEGIKGSPMVAYKHLGDDTLKSLAKYVVHLTKN from the coding sequence ATGAAAAAAAATGTTTATCAATTAATTTTCTTAACTGTTATTCTTTCCCTCGTATTAAATTGCGGAAAGAAAGAAGAAAAAGAAGAAGTTGCGGCACCAGAAGTTAAACCGGCTGCTACATTAGATCCAGAAGTTGCTAAAGGAAAGGAAGCATTTGACATCAACTGTTCTTCTTGCCACGGCGCAACTGGTGCAGGCGATGGAGTTGCGGCAGCATCTCTCAACCCAAAACCTAGAAATTACAAAGCACCAGCTAGCGAATGGAAAAATGGAAACACAGAAGCAGGCGTGTTAAAAACCCTCAATGAGGGAATCAAAGGCAGTCCAATGGTTGCTTACAAGCACCTAGGCGATGATACTTTGAAATCACTTGCAAAATACGTAGTTCATTTAACCAAAAATTAA
- a CDS encoding STAS domain-containing protein, whose product MVDEFKIHVDYDNGVIPIIHIAGEITSEADEEIVNCYASIPAPKKSRVLIDFSKTAYINSAGIATLISLITKASENQGKIEFSGLNSHFRKVMDIVGLTDFVLIHDNIEQALK is encoded by the coding sequence ATGGTAGATGAATTCAAAATACATGTAGATTATGACAACGGTGTCATTCCAATCATTCACATCGCAGGCGAAATAACCTCAGAAGCAGACGAAGAAATAGTTAATTGCTATGCGTCTATTCCTGCCCCTAAAAAAAGTAGAGTTCTTATCGATTTTTCAAAAACCGCCTACATCAACTCTGCAGGCATTGCAACCTTAATTAGCTTAATTACCAAAGCATCCGAGAACCAAGGAAAGATTGAATTTTCTGGACTTAATTCTCATTTCCGAAAAGTTATGGACATCGTTGGTCTTACAGACTTCGTATTAATCCACGACAATATAGAACAAGCCCTCAAATAA
- a CDS encoding Hsp20/alpha crystallin family protein, with protein MNRVFDSFFETWDSPKPGMSSSFSPTLDISENEKEYTINVELPGMDEKDVEVSCTDDSLTISGVKKNETEDKKGNYHYLERSYGSFKRVIPLGDNIDKTKITANFKKESYHKKQQYISKQQKIPIQTEVISRSRMKVR; from the coding sequence ATGAACCGAGTATTCGATTCCTTTTTTGAAACTTGGGATAGCCCAAAGCCGGGGATGAGTTCTTCTTTTTCTCCAACTCTCGATATTTCCGAGAACGAAAAAGAATACACTATTAATGTGGAGCTACCGGGCATGGACGAAAAGGACGTAGAGGTTTCTTGCACCGATGATTCTCTTACTATTTCCGGTGTGAAAAAAAATGAAACCGAAGATAAAAAGGGAAATTATCATTATCTCGAAAGATCCTATGGCTCCTTTAAGCGAGTAATCCCTCTTGGCGATAATATTGATAAAACCAAGATTACAGCCAATTTCAAAAAGGAGTCCTATCATAAAAAACAGCAGTATATTTCTAAACAGCAAAAAATCCCTATTCAAACCGAAGTCATTTCCAGAAGTCGGATGAAAGTCCGCTGA
- a CDS encoding PrsW family intramembrane metalloprotease codes for MEYLLLFAVSIAPGIFLIYRYYSKDIYKKEPWVVIWKSFFWGAATVIPAGMIETSIELPGKDTLVGMIIENFFIIALTEELCKFIVIRFYSYRSVYFDEVMDGIVYGVAVSSGFATFENIFYVMQHGLAVGMLRAFLSVPSHIFEGAIIGYWLAKSRFQNKSIVFASIVSLLIVVIGHGFFDFVLTYKNAQYFYLSLIPVVLLGWLVNVYVKDALAQDQKLILSSESISTITETISISNDASSVTYTESKTTVTSPNYYLQQLIYISLLFIAIVCFLTAAFFMVGFVTYYRKKNYCYHSFHF; via the coding sequence ATGGAATACCTACTATTATTCGCTGTATCAATTGCTCCGGGAATATTCTTAATCTATCGTTATTACTCTAAAGACATTTATAAGAAAGAGCCCTGGGTTGTAATTTGGAAATCTTTTTTCTGGGGAGCGGCTACTGTAATTCCTGCCGGCATGATTGAGACAAGCATTGAATTACCCGGAAAAGATACGTTAGTCGGCATGATCATCGAGAATTTTTTTATCATTGCACTTACAGAAGAATTGTGTAAGTTCATCGTAATACGATTCTATTCGTATCGGAGTGTTTACTTTGACGAAGTAATGGATGGAATTGTTTATGGAGTAGCGGTTAGTAGTGGATTTGCCACATTCGAGAATATTTTCTATGTAATGCAACATGGATTAGCCGTTGGAATGCTCCGTGCATTTTTATCTGTGCCCTCCCATATATTCGAGGGCGCCATTATAGGATACTGGTTAGCCAAATCTAGATTTCAAAATAAGTCTATAGTCTTTGCAAGCATTGTATCTCTGTTAATAGTCGTCATAGGTCACGGTTTTTTTGATTTTGTTCTAACCTACAAGAACGCTCAATATTTTTATCTGAGTCTCATCCCTGTTGTCCTTCTTGGTTGGCTAGTAAATGTATATGTAAAAGATGCATTGGCACAAGACCAAAAGCTAATTCTTTCATCAGAAAGTATTTCTACTATTACAGAAACAATTTCTATTTCTAATGATGCGAGTAGTGTCACTTATACAGAATCAAAAACTACTGTTACTTCCCCAAATTATTATTTGCAACAGCTAATTTATATTAGCCTTCTATTTATTGCGATTGTTTGCTTTTTGACTGCTGCCTTTTTTATGGTAGGTTTTGTCACTTACTACAGAAAAAAAAACTACTGTTACCATTCATTCCATTTCTAA
- a CDS encoding YbhB/YbcL family Raf kinase inhibitor-like protein yields MKKTILFLLAFISVGVSAADFTVTSATIKNGSTLTNKHVFNGFGCTGENVSPALKWENAPAGTKSFAVTIYDPDAPTGSGWWHWTLVNIPATVTELKEGASSKALPKGAVEGRTDFGKPGFGGACPPQGDKPHKYIITVYALKTDKLDVNGEASGALVGYNIGFATLAKASITATFSRPAAK; encoded by the coding sequence ATGAAGAAAACAATTTTATTTTTACTCGCGTTCATTTCTGTCGGTGTATCGGCAGCAGATTTTACAGTTACTAGTGCCACAATCAAAAATGGTAGCACATTAACTAACAAACATGTATTCAATGGTTTTGGTTGCACAGGAGAAAATGTTTCTCCAGCACTCAAATGGGAAAATGCTCCTGCAGGAACAAAGAGCTTTGCAGTAACTATTTATGATCCAGATGCTCCAACTGGAAGTGGATGGTGGCATTGGACGTTAGTCAACATACCTGCTACAGTTACAGAATTAAAAGAAGGTGCTAGCTCTAAAGCACTTCCAAAAGGCGCTGTAGAAGGAAGAACTGACTTCGGCAAACCGGGATTTGGCGGTGCATGTCCTCCACAAGGTGACAAGCCACACAAATACATCATCACTGTCTACGCTCTTAAAACAGACAAGCTAGATGTAAACGGAGAAGCATCCGGTGCATTAGTTGGGTATAACATCGGTTTTGCGACACTCGCAAAAGCAAGCATCACAGCAACATTCAGTCGTCCTGCTGCAAAATAA
- a CDS encoding polyphenol oxidase family protein, with the protein MIHKEIQTSFSRTIHFAVWGKEETKELEGISKEELTPAIRNFVAKKLDMSSEKVFLLEQVHGDTFYDTKNLSTLSAAGDALYTTQRDEVLIIKTADCMPLFFWSEIEQLIGVIHSGWKGTHLGISEKLFHHLQTQGYSPKSIHAYLGPCARKQNYEVGNDLFELFKEYSPEAISPKDNQKYLLGIDIVLRQRLIDNNLPIQFIDSDICTMDNRNYHSHRCGDKGRNLNLIWMS; encoded by the coding sequence ATGATTCATAAAGAAATACAAACCAGTTTTTCAAGAACAATACATTTTGCCGTATGGGGAAAGGAAGAAACAAAAGAACTAGAAGGGATTTCAAAAGAAGAACTTACACCAGCAATTCGTAACTTTGTGGCAAAGAAATTAGACATGTCTTCCGAAAAAGTATTTCTCTTAGAGCAAGTGCATGGAGATACGTTCTACGACACTAAGAACTTATCTACATTATCCGCTGCGGGAGATGCTTTATATACAACCCAAAGAGACGAAGTCTTAATCATTAAAACAGCAGATTGTATGCCTTTATTCTTCTGGTCAGAGATAGAGCAGTTAATCGGAGTAATCCACTCCGGCTGGAAGGGAACTCATCTAGGTATTTCAGAGAAACTATTTCACCATTTACAAACGCAAGGCTATTCACCAAAATCTATTCACGCTTACTTGGGACCCTGTGCCCGTAAACAGAATTATGAAGTAGGAAATGACTTATTCGAATTATTTAAAGAGTATTCGCCAGAAGCAATCTCGCCCAAGGATAATCAAAAGTATCTACTCGGAATAGATATCGTTCTTCGCCAGAGGCTAATAGATAATAACCTACCAATTCAATTTATAGATTCAGACATATGCACTATGGACAATAGAAATTATCACAGTCATAGATGTGGAGATAAAGGAAGAAATCTAAACCTGATTTGGATGAGTTAA
- a CDS encoding ankyrin repeat domain-containing protein: MKSFILLFFILFLNLSIGAADWNEALFESSENGDLLKVKQALEKGAKINYQSTDKGETTPLMIAAEKGNLEVLKFLLSKKAKINLKDSEDYHALMYGVRGGNLDVVKLLIQHKANVNSAGLDGWTPLLDAANLGYAEIVKYLLKSGASIDDVNSYEESPLILAAKNAHTAVVKILLKHGADTSLLDAEGKSALQYAEAAGHKEIIELLKKNPPKQ; the protein is encoded by the coding sequence ATGAAATCTTTTATATTGTTATTTTTTATTCTATTTTTGAATCTATCTATCGGGGCAGCCGATTGGAATGAAGCATTGTTTGAATCATCTGAGAATGGTGATTTGCTTAAAGTGAAGCAAGCTCTTGAAAAAGGAGCTAAGATCAATTATCAATCTACTGATAAAGGGGAAACGACTCCTCTTATGATCGCTGCGGAAAAAGGAAACTTAGAAGTCTTAAAGTTTTTACTAAGCAAGAAAGCTAAGATTAATCTAAAAGACAGCGAGGATTATCACGCACTCATGTATGGTGTGCGCGGTGGAAATTTAGATGTAGTAAAGCTATTAATTCAACACAAAGCCAATGTAAATTCTGCTGGTCTGGATGGCTGGACTCCTCTCTTAGACGCGGCTAATCTGGGATATGCGGAAATAGTCAAATACCTATTAAAGTCAGGTGCGTCCATTGATGATGTAAATTCCTACGAAGAATCTCCTTTGATCCTTGCGGCTAAGAACGCACATACCGCTGTTGTAAAGATTCTATTAAAACATGGAGCGGATACTAGTCTGTTAGACGCCGAAGGTAAATCTGCACTCCAATATGCAGAAGCAGCAGGGCACAAAGAAATTATTGAACTTCTAAAGAAAAATCCTCCTAAGCAATGA
- a CDS encoding PAS domain-containing sensor histidine kinase, with product MKNELSFILEKSTSSICYLDENGIISFVNDSFCKLFQINKDEVIGNTPGSLLEKYSVDYYLESALEYSRIFRKREDVCGEFTVHLKTGRRFVLEVSIYFLLDGTDRPMAISYIDDITYFRDSELTLIQTYKNLIDLKFALDQSSIITVTDADGVIIAANDNFLKISGYDRNEIVGKTHRIVKSGYHPPDFFQSMWTQISSGKVWHGEIKNKRKDGTYYWVDSHIIPFLNEDGIPFQYISIRENITVRKSAQDLLAASEEKFRLLYENAPIGIMLVGMDGEILECNEYLLKLFGFDKNEFIGNKSIDFLQEEFQEYKLKAFEQLLNRKTNQIYVEEKHKTKEGNFIWTGCYSNAWFDREGKLICILNFIVEIENRKKSEEELLKLDESKNAILNIVAHDLRSPIGGIISLIQIMLEEDDSSENRKYLELALQSGKHAINIANDILEMIQSSNIKNVLDKETTELNDFLKNCIQFQELQAKEKSIEIFFSSTVDKVFSEINRDKMMRAITNLLSNATKFTKKGGKIEVSLTLKNKHPFITVKDSGIGIPKSKQPFLFEKFSIARRAGTRGEKSTGLGMFIVKEIIDRHAGKISFDSEENKGTSFYIEL from the coding sequence ATGAAGAATGAACTAAGTTTCATCCTTGAAAAGTCAACTTCTTCTATTTGCTATTTAGATGAAAATGGTATAATCAGTTTTGTAAATGATTCCTTTTGTAAATTATTTCAAATCAATAAAGACGAGGTCATTGGAAATACTCCCGGGTCTTTGTTAGAGAAATATTCTGTTGATTATTATTTAGAATCCGCTCTCGAATATTCTAGAATCTTTCGTAAGAGAGAAGATGTATGTGGCGAGTTCACTGTCCATTTAAAAACTGGAAGACGATTTGTTTTGGAAGTGAGCATATATTTCCTTTTAGATGGCACTGATCGCCCAATGGCTATTAGCTACATAGATGATATTACTTATTTTCGAGATTCTGAATTAACCTTAATTCAAACCTATAAGAATTTAATTGATTTAAAATTTGCACTCGATCAATCAAGCATTATAACTGTGACAGATGCAGATGGAGTTATCATTGCGGCAAATGATAATTTTTTAAAGATAAGTGGTTATGATAGAAATGAAATCGTCGGAAAAACTCATAGAATTGTTAAATCCGGTTATCATCCTCCTGATTTCTTTCAAAGTATGTGGACTCAAATTTCTTCCGGGAAAGTATGGCATGGAGAAATTAAAAATAAAAGAAAGGATGGAACTTATTATTGGGTTGATTCCCATATCATTCCTTTTTTAAATGAAGATGGAATTCCTTTTCAGTATATATCTATTCGAGAAAATATCACTGTAAGAAAAAGCGCACAAGACTTATTAGCCGCTAGTGAAGAAAAATTTAGACTCTTATATGAAAATGCACCTATTGGAATTATGCTTGTTGGTATGGATGGAGAAATTTTAGAATGCAATGAGTATTTATTAAAATTATTTGGTTTTGATAAGAATGAATTCATTGGCAATAAGTCTATTGATTTTCTCCAAGAAGAATTTCAAGAATACAAACTCAAAGCCTTTGAGCAGTTATTAAATCGAAAAACAAACCAGATTTATGTAGAGGAAAAGCATAAAACGAAAGAAGGAAACTTTATTTGGACAGGTTGTTATTCGAATGCGTGGTTTGATCGAGAAGGAAAGCTTATATGCATATTAAATTTTATTGTAGAGATTGAAAATCGCAAAAAGTCTGAAGAAGAACTTCTCAAGTTGGATGAATCTAAGAATGCAATATTGAATATTGTAGCTCACGATCTTAGATCTCCTATTGGTGGAATAATAAGTCTAATCCAGATTATGCTTGAAGAGGATGATAGTTCTGAAAATAGAAAATATCTTGAGCTTGCTCTACAATCAGGTAAACATGCTATAAATATCGCAAATGATATTTTGGAAATGATACAATCGTCTAACATCAAAAATGTTTTGGATAAGGAAACTACAGAGTTAAATGATTTTCTAAAAAATTGTATTCAGTTTCAAGAGCTACAAGCAAAAGAGAAGTCTATTGAAATATTTTTTTCTAGCACAGTGGACAAAGTCTTTTCGGAAATCAATCGAGATAAAATGATGCGAGCGATCACGAACTTATTATCCAATGCAACTAAATTCACAAAGAAAGGGGGAAAAATAGAAGTATCCTTAACATTAAAAAACAAACATCCATTTATCACTGTTAAAGATAGTGGAATCGGCATTCCAAAGAGCAAGCAACCTTTCTTATTTGAAAAATTCTCTATTGCCAGAAGAGCTGGAACTAGAGGAGAAAAATCAACAGGACTAGGCATGTTTATAGTAAAAGAAATAATTGATAGACATGCAGGTAAAATTTCATTTGATAGTGAAGAGAATAAAGGCACTAGTTTTTATATAGAATTATGA
- a CDS encoding DUF1801 domain-containing protein has product MKQKNDINESIQIIEEILKPYTKEVLEIVNDLRDFFKEEFPSLIERGYPVWKGIGYSDSKSGYLCAIFPLDGEVKIGFEYGIILKDKDKVLQGDGKQVRYLPIPLDKEINRKQIKDLVKQSLALPTLKKDKMAMIDLVRKA; this is encoded by the coding sequence ATGAAGCAAAAAAATGATATAAACGAATCGATTCAAATCATTGAGGAAATCTTAAAACCGTATACTAAAGAAGTTTTAGAAATTGTAAATGATCTGCGAGACTTCTTCAAAGAAGAATTTCCTTCTCTTATAGAAAGAGGCTATCCTGTATGGAAAGGAATTGGCTATAGTGATTCCAAATCTGGCTATCTTTGTGCTATATTCCCATTAGACGGAGAGGTTAAAATAGGATTTGAATATGGAATTATTTTGAAAGACAAGGACAAAGTCTTACAAGGTGATGGAAAGCAAGTTAGATACCTTCCTATTCCATTAGACAAAGAGATTAACCGAAAGCAAATTAAAGATTTGGTCAAACAGTCATTAGCCCTTCCTACTTTAAAAAAAGATAAAATGGCAATGATTGATTTAGTGAGAAAGGCTTAA
- a CDS encoding Rieske 2Fe-2S domain-containing protein, with amino-acid sequence MSRFDHWHPVLKSLELKKNPKQITLNGKQIVLFRDKEGLASALEDTCPHRRMPLSLGSVKDDRITCIYHGMSFDRSGKGESPGTDECKISAVPFDCMEFYGAVWIKSANSSAPFPYFNKENFRLIDICHYSIEAPLELVLDNFTEVEHTPDVHVFLGYDSKRMKEVVVESETEDFHVRIKNTGPQKTLPILFRYILGLGKEDLFVDDWTTYFSPVYSVYDQYWIDSKTNQPRDTRFRIYVFFNPISEGRVQLMAFTYMQYPLFAHFGLNLLIKPSIKQIVNLEILRDKKALEKIQDKNPSVAGMKLTRFDRSLGPNRKRIERIYKGINPVP; translated from the coding sequence ATGTCTAGGTTTGACCATTGGCATCCTGTTTTAAAATCACTTGAATTAAAGAAAAACCCTAAACAAATAACCCTAAACGGAAAACAGATTGTATTGTTTAGAGACAAAGAAGGACTTGCCTCTGCTCTAGAAGATACATGTCCACATCGACGAATGCCACTGAGCCTCGGCTCAGTCAAAGATGACAGGATAACGTGTATTTACCACGGGATGAGTTTTGATAGATCAGGAAAAGGAGAAAGCCCTGGCACTGATGAATGTAAAATTTCTGCTGTTCCTTTTGATTGCATGGAGTTTTACGGGGCAGTCTGGATTAAATCTGCGAATTCTTCTGCTCCATTTCCTTATTTTAATAAGGAAAATTTTCGCTTAATCGATATATGCCATTACTCTATAGAAGCACCACTTGAATTAGTTCTAGATAATTTCACAGAAGTGGAGCATACACCGGACGTACATGTCTTCTTAGGGTATGATTCCAAGCGTATGAAAGAAGTAGTCGTTGAATCAGAAACAGAAGACTTTCATGTAAGAATTAAAAACACAGGTCCGCAAAAAACACTTCCGATTCTATTTCGCTATATTCTTGGATTAGGAAAAGAAGATTTATTTGTAGATGATTGGACTACTTATTTTTCACCCGTATACAGTGTTTATGACCAATACTGGATTGACTCAAAGACGAACCAGCCAAGAGATACAAGATTTAGGATTTATGTGTTCTTCAATCCAATTTCAGAGGGTCGAGTGCAGCTAATGGCGTTTACCTACATGCAGTATCCCTTGTTTGCTCACTTTGGACTCAATCTACTCATCAAGCCATCCATCAAGCAAATTGTAAATCTAGAAATTCTCCGCGATAAAAAAGCATTAGAAAAGATTCAAGATAAAAATCCAAGTGTAGCCGGTATGAAGCTAACAAGGTTTGACCGCTCACTCGGTCCTAATAGAAAACGTATTGAAAGAATTTATAAGGGAATTAACCCAGTGCCTTAA
- a CDS encoding NAD(P)/FAD-dependent oxidoreductase: protein MGETAVAKEIHTLVIGGGPSGLAIGAVLRLGGVSFSIVEKSDKIGYAWYNHYDRVHLHTVKQLSSLPFMPYPANYPRYVSKQLLIEYMDAYAKKFSLVPYLNQPAKSIRREGEFWITETPDIIYKSKKVVVATGYNHSPLSPKWEGMENFQGQILHSKEYRNGKSFLGKRVLIVGIGNTGGEIAIDLFESGAKVNISVRGPVRIVPREIWKIPMQYSALLFSFLPPKIGDYLSKKILGMVVPDYSKYGLITPEFGTISQLKYQEKVPLIDIGTVSLITQGLISIVPEIQKFNRDSILFKNGLEEKYDVVLLATGYRSGLESIFSGYPELFNEKGYPKIRGSESELPGLYFLGFNNHVGGFLRNIGIEAKKIGNKISKEYPN from the coding sequence ATGGGCGAAACAGCGGTAGCAAAAGAAATACACACACTTGTCATTGGCGGAGGACCTTCTGGTCTTGCCATTGGAGCGGTTCTTAGATTAGGTGGGGTTTCCTTTAGCATCGTAGAAAAAAGCGACAAGATCGGATATGCCTGGTATAATCATTACGACAGAGTGCATCTTCATACTGTAAAGCAACTATCGTCTCTTCCGTTTATGCCTTATCCTGCGAATTACCCGCGTTATGTGTCAAAGCAATTGCTAATTGAATACATGGACGCCTATGCAAAGAAATTTTCTCTTGTCCCTTACTTAAATCAGCCTGCTAAATCCATTCGTAGAGAAGGAGAGTTCTGGATAACAGAAACTCCTGATATAATTTACAAATCAAAGAAAGTAGTTGTCGCAACGGGTTACAATCATTCTCCTCTAAGTCCCAAATGGGAGGGCATGGAAAACTTTCAAGGTCAAATCCTACACAGCAAAGAGTATAGAAATGGAAAGTCATTCTTAGGCAAACGCGTATTAATCGTAGGAATTGGAAATACAGGCGGTGAGATTGCAATTGATTTATTTGAATCAGGGGCTAAGGTAAATATTTCTGTGCGGGGTCCCGTCCGCATTGTCCCAAGAGAAATATGGAAAATACCAATGCAATACTCTGCACTCCTTTTTAGTTTTCTTCCTCCCAAGATAGGAGATTATTTAAGTAAGAAAATACTTGGAATGGTTGTTCCAGATTATTCTAAGTATGGACTTATCACTCCTGAGTTCGGAACGATTTCCCAACTCAAATACCAGGAAAAAGTTCCACTTATAGATATAGGCACTGTTAGCCTCATCACACAGGGGTTAATTTCGATTGTCCCCGAAATCCAAAAATTCAATAGGGACTCTATTCTATTTAAAAATGGATTAGAAGAAAAGTATGATGTAGTTCTTCTCGCCACTGGATACAGATCAGGTCTAGAATCGATCTTTAGCGGCTATCCCGAATTATTCAATGAAAAAGGTTATCCTAAGATTAGAGGCAGCGAATCAGAATTACCCGGACTCTATTTTTTAGGCTTTAACAATCATGTTGGTGGCTTCCTTAGAAATATAGGAATAGAAGCCAAGAAGATAGGCAATAAAATTTCTAAAGAGTATCCAAACTAG
- a CDS encoding MBL fold metallo-hydrolase, which yields MNSIQTIDCHYYTNEFAAAYLMQEGDEALFVDNNTNSAIPYLLNALSAKNISKDKVKYLIITHIHLDHAGATSRLVQEFPNATVLAHPKAAPHVINPKRIIESASMVYGKENFLKMYGQILEVPTERVRIMQDGEVLRFGGRDLTFIYTRGHANHHFVIFDSKTNSIFTGDSFGISYPSLRQGISPFLFPSTTPTDFHAEEARLSIEKIINTKADKAYLTHFDSWTDMKSGAEQMLFGIDRMEKVFNELVASNQSDSDLQALGEKGIGSFFEEEFLKRKIPSSILELVKPDIQINAQGLVFAANRAKKKGS from the coding sequence ATGAACTCTATACAAACTATCGACTGTCATTATTATACAAATGAATTCGCAGCAGCCTATCTAATGCAAGAAGGAGACGAGGCACTCTTTGTGGATAACAACACAAATTCAGCAATTCCCTATTTATTAAATGCGTTATCCGCAAAGAATATATCCAAAGACAAAGTAAAGTATCTAATTATCACCCATATTCACTTAGACCATGCAGGGGCTACTTCTCGTTTGGTGCAAGAATTTCCAAATGCTACCGTATTGGCTCATCCTAAAGCTGCACCGCATGTGATTAACCCAAAGCGTATCATAGAAAGTGCAAGCATGGTATACGGAAAAGAAAACTTCCTCAAGATGTATGGACAAATTCTAGAAGTCCCGACAGAGAGAGTTAGAATCATGCAGGACGGAGAAGTATTAAGATTTGGCGGAAGAGATTTAACGTTTATCTATACCCGTGGGCACGCAAACCACCACTTCGTAATCTTCGATTCAAAAACAAATTCCATATTCACGGGAGATTCGTTTGGGATTAGTTATCCTTCGCTACGCCAAGGAATTTCACCTTTTTTATTTCCATCTACTACTCCGACGGATTTCCACGCAGAAGAAGCAAGACTTAGTATTGAGAAAATAATAAACACAAAAGCGGATAAAGCGTATTTGACTCATTTTGATTCATGGACTGATATGAAGTCAGGTGCAGAGCAAATGCTTTTTGGAATTGATAGAATGGAAAAGGTTTTTAATGAATTGGTTGCTTCCAATCAATCAGATAGCGATTTACAAGCATTAGGCGAAAAAGGAATAGGAAGCTTTTTCGAAGAAGAGTTCTTAAAACGAAAAATCCCTTCCTCTATCCTAGAATTAGTCAAGCCAGACATTCAAATCAATGCGCAGGGGCTAGTGTTTGCCGCTAACCGCGCTAAGAAGAAAGGTAGTTAA